ATGTGTAGTCCCCTCAGTGCTGATTTTGATGGTGATTGTGTCCATCTGTTCTACCCACAGTCACTTAGTGCTAAGGCAGAGGTTATGGAGCTCTTCTCTGTGGAGAAGCAACTGCTTAGCTCCCATACTGGACAGCTGATTTTGCAGATGGGTTGTGATTCTTTACTGTCTTTGAGGGTTATGCTGGAGCGGGTGTTTCTGGACAAGGCAACTGCTCAACAGTTAGCTATGTATGGCTCTCTGTCTCTGCCACCACCAGCACTAAGGAAGTCCAGTAAATCTGGCCCAGCTTGGACAGTTTTTCAGATTCTACAGCTTGCCTTTCCAGAGCGTCTGACCTGCAAAGGTGAC
This genomic stretch from Camelina sativa cultivar DH55 unplaced genomic scaffold, Cs unpScaffold04968, whole genome shotgun sequence harbors:
- the LOC109131776 gene encoding DNA-directed RNA polymerase V subunit 1-like, which gives rise to MDGDVVFINRPPTTHKHSLQALRVYVHEDNTVKINPLMCSPLSADFDGDCVHLFYPQSLSAKAEVMELFSVEKQLLSSHTGQLILQMGCDSLLSLRVMLERVFLDKATAQQLAMYGSLSLPPPALRKSSKSGPAWTVFQILQLAFPERLTCKGDRFMVDGSDLLRFDFGVDAMASIINGIVTSIFLEKGPKEALGF